One part of the Terrimicrobium sacchariphilum genome encodes these proteins:
- the nifJ gene encoding pyruvate:ferredoxin (flavodoxin) oxidoreductase, whose product MKAPVTLDANEAVASVAYRLSETIAIYPITPSSPMAEWCDEWSSKSQPNLWNAIPQLVQMQSEAGVAGAIHGMLQAGSLSTTFTASQGLLLMIPNLYKIAGELLPFVLHVTARTVAAHALSIFGDHSDVMACRQTGVALLCSNSVQEAQDLALIAHAATLAGKVPFIHFFDGFRTSHEIGKIDELDDDVLRRMIDDEWIAAFRDHGLSPDHPVIRGTAQNPDVFFQARESCNPYYNRLPGVVQALMDRFADLTGREYGLFQYTGHPHADRVIIAMGSGAETAEETALALNQDGERTGVLKIRLFRPFSVPDFLGALPRTVRSIAVLDRTKEPGAIGEPLYQDVITAIAEGRAAGCSPFEVEPVVIGGRYGLSSKEFTPAMVKAVYDELKAERPRRHFTIGINDDITGTSLDYDREFDIEPDDVCRAVFFGLGSDGTVGANKNSIKIIGEKTANYAQGYFVYDSKKSGAMTVSHLRFGPRPIGSHYLIGQANFVGVHQFPFFERFDVLGIAAEGATVLINTPFSPSETWSRLPRLAQEQILEKHLRVYAIDAVKVAAEAGLGNRINTIMQTCFFALSGVIPKDEAIAHIKEAIEHTYSKKGAAIVEKNYAGVDRALAGLVPVEIPANAPLNAPSHALVPEIAPEFIQHVTAPMMAGLGDELPVSAFPPDGTWPTGTAKWEKRNVGLAVPIWNSDICIQCNKCALVCPHACIRPKYYPSSLLESAPDSFQSADFRSRDFKDYKYTLQVAPEDCTGCTLCVQVCPVKDKADPKRKALNMAPHADHVEAGRKNFDFFLTLPNADRSQLKPEVKSSQFAEPLFEFSGACAGCGETPYIKLLTQLYGDRAVIANATGCSSIYGGNLPTTPYTTNSEGRGPAWSNSLFEDNAEYGLGLRFAYEQQNQAARQLLSSLAPQIGDDFVNEILTAPTAGEAAITAQRERIAALRERLPRIASPAARRLEYLADSLIPRSVWIVGGDGWAYDIGFGGLDHVMSLGLNINILVLDTEVYSNTGGQQSKATPLGALAKFASNGKNTPKKDLGMIAMSYGSVYVARVAFGAKDSQTLKAFEEAESYPGTSLILAYSHCIAHGYSMNMGLEQQKLAVNTGTWPLYRFDPRRAEAGQPSFQLDCGAPTVPVAEYLKNELRFRSKGTDKARAAAILAAAQADVDRHWDTLQAMAQHPSKPAPTAPAPAAATPAPKPEAAAEAPSAPAAAQPGTPAKPSENAALQTAGS is encoded by the coding sequence ATGAAGGCCCCAGTAACTTTGGATGCCAACGAGGCGGTCGCCTCCGTCGCCTATCGTTTGAGCGAAACCATCGCCATTTATCCCATCACTCCGTCCTCCCCCATGGCCGAGTGGTGCGATGAATGGTCCAGCAAGTCCCAGCCGAACCTCTGGAACGCCATCCCGCAGCTCGTGCAGATGCAGTCCGAGGCCGGCGTGGCCGGCGCCATCCATGGCATGCTGCAGGCCGGTTCGCTCTCCACCACATTCACCGCGTCGCAGGGTCTCCTGCTCATGATCCCGAATCTCTACAAGATCGCGGGCGAGCTTCTTCCCTTTGTCCTCCACGTCACCGCGCGCACCGTCGCGGCCCACGCACTTTCCATCTTCGGCGATCACTCCGACGTCATGGCCTGCCGCCAGACCGGCGTCGCCCTGCTTTGTTCCAACTCCGTGCAGGAGGCGCAGGATCTCGCCCTCATCGCCCACGCCGCCACGCTCGCGGGCAAGGTGCCCTTCATCCACTTCTTCGACGGCTTCCGCACCTCGCATGAGATCGGCAAGATCGACGAACTCGACGACGACGTCCTCCGCCGCATGATCGACGACGAATGGATCGCCGCCTTCCGCGATCACGGCCTCAGCCCCGATCACCCGGTCATTCGCGGCACCGCGCAAAATCCCGACGTCTTCTTCCAGGCCCGCGAATCCTGCAACCCTTACTACAATCGTCTCCCCGGCGTCGTTCAGGCACTGATGGATCGTTTTGCGGACCTCACCGGCCGCGAATACGGGCTGTTCCAATACACCGGCCACCCTCATGCCGACCGCGTTATCATCGCCATGGGTTCGGGCGCGGAAACCGCCGAGGAGACGGCCCTTGCCCTGAACCAGGACGGCGAGCGCACCGGCGTTCTCAAAATCCGCCTCTTCCGCCCCTTCTCCGTGCCGGATTTCCTCGGCGCCCTGCCGCGCACCGTGCGCAGCATCGCCGTGCTCGACCGTACGAAGGAGCCCGGAGCCATCGGCGAGCCGCTTTACCAGGACGTCATCACCGCCATCGCCGAGGGCCGCGCCGCCGGCTGCTCGCCCTTTGAGGTCGAGCCCGTCGTCATCGGCGGCCGCTACGGCCTGTCGTCCAAGGAATTCACCCCAGCCATGGTCAAGGCCGTCTACGACGAGCTGAAAGCCGAGCGCCCGCGCCGCCACTTCACCATCGGCATCAACGACGACATCACCGGCACCTCGCTCGACTACGATCGCGAGTTTGATATCGAGCCCGACGACGTCTGCCGCGCCGTCTTCTTCGGCCTCGGCTCCGACGGCACCGTGGGAGCGAATAAAAACTCCATCAAGATCATTGGCGAAAAGACCGCCAATTACGCCCAGGGCTACTTCGTCTACGACTCGAAGAAATCCGGCGCCATGACCGTCTCGCACCTGCGCTTCGGCCCTCGCCCGATCGGGTCGCACTACCTCATCGGCCAGGCCAATTTCGTTGGCGTCCACCAGTTCCCGTTCTTTGAGCGCTTCGACGTCCTCGGCATCGCCGCGGAGGGCGCGACCGTGTTGATCAACACGCCCTTCTCCCCCTCCGAGACCTGGAGCCGACTCCCGCGTCTCGCCCAGGAGCAGATCCTCGAGAAGCACCTCCGCGTCTACGCCATCGACGCCGTGAAGGTCGCCGCGGAGGCCGGACTCGGCAACCGCATCAACACCATCATGCAAACCTGCTTCTTCGCCCTTTCCGGCGTCATTCCGAAGGACGAAGCGATCGCCCATATCAAGGAGGCCATCGAGCACACCTACAGCAAGAAAGGCGCTGCCATCGTTGAGAAAAACTACGCCGGTGTCGACCGCGCCCTCGCCGGTCTCGTGCCGGTTGAGATTCCTGCCAACGCGCCGCTCAACGCCCCATCTCACGCCCTCGTCCCGGAGATCGCGCCCGAGTTCATCCAGCACGTCACCGCGCCCATGATGGCCGGTCTCGGCGACGAACTCCCCGTCAGCGCCTTCCCGCCGGACGGCACCTGGCCGACTGGCACGGCGAAGTGGGAGAAACGCAACGTCGGTCTCGCCGTTCCCATCTGGAACTCCGACATCTGCATCCAGTGCAACAAGTGCGCGCTCGTCTGCCCGCACGCCTGCATCCGGCCCAAATACTACCCGTCGTCGCTCCTCGAAAGCGCGCCGGATTCCTTCCAGAGCGCGGACTTCCGTTCCCGCGACTTCAAGGACTACAAGTACACCCTCCAGGTCGCCCCGGAGGACTGCACCGGCTGCACGCTCTGCGTCCAGGTCTGCCCCGTCAAGGACAAGGCCGACCCGAAGCGCAAGGCCCTCAACATGGCCCCGCACGCCGACCACGTCGAGGCAGGCCGCAAGAACTTCGACTTCTTCCTCACCCTGCCCAACGCCGACCGTTCGCAGCTCAAGCCCGAGGTGAAGTCCAGCCAGTTCGCCGAGCCGCTCTTCGAGTTCTCCGGCGCCTGCGCCGGCTGCGGTGAGACGCCCTACATCAAGCTCCTCACCCAGCTCTACGGCGACCGCGCCGTCATTGCCAACGCCACGGGCTGCTCCTCCATCTATGGCGGCAACCTGCCCACCACCCCGTACACCACGAATAGCGAAGGCCGCGGCCCTGCCTGGTCCAACTCGCTCTTTGAGGACAATGCGGAGTACGGCCTCGGCCTGCGCTTCGCCTACGAGCAGCAGAATCAAGCCGCCCGCCAACTCCTCAGCTCCCTCGCCCCGCAGATCGGCGACGATTTCGTCAACGAGATCCTCACCGCTCCCACCGCCGGCGAGGCCGCCATCACCGCCCAGCGCGAGCGTATCGCCGCCCTCCGCGAGAGACTTCCGCGTATTGCCTCACCCGCAGCGCGCCGTCTCGAGTACCTGGCCGACTCGCTCATCCCGCGCAGCGTGTGGATCGTCGGCGGCGACGGCTGGGCGTACGACATCGGCTTCGGCGGACTCGACCACGTCATGTCCCTCGGGCTGAACATCAACATCCTCGTCCTCGACACCGAGGTCTATTCGAACACCGGCGGCCAGCAGTCCAAAGCCACCCCGCTCGGAGCCCTGGCGAAGTTTGCCTCCAACGGCAAGAACACGCCGAAGAAAGACCTCGGCATGATCGCCATGAGCTACGGCTCCGTCTACGTCGCCCGCGTCGCCTTCGGCGCCAAGGACTCGCAGACCCTCAAGGCCTTTGAGGAGGCCGAGAGCTACCCCGGCACCTCGCTCATCCTCGCCTACAGCCATTGCATCGCCCACGGGTACTCGATGAACATGGGCTTGGAGCAGCAGAAGCTCGCCGTCAATACCGGCACCTGGCCGCTCTACCGCTTCGACCCCCGTCGCGCGGAGGCTGGACAGCCCTCCTTCCAGCTCGACTGCGGCGCGCCCACCGTGCCCGTCGCCGAGTACCTGAAGAACGAGCTCCGCTTCCGCTCCAAGGGCACCGACAAAGCCCGCGCCGCCGCCATCCTGGCCGCCGCCCAGGCCGATGTCGACCGCCACTGGGATACTCTCCAGGCCATGGCCCAACACCCGAGCAAGCCCGCGCCGACCGCGCCCGCTCCCGCCGCAGCCACCCCGGCTCCCAAGCCCGAGGCCGCAGCAGAGGCTCCCAGCGCCCCGGCCGCCGCACAGCCCGGCACTCCGGCCAAGCCCAGCGAAAACGCTGCTCTCCAGACTGCCGGGAGTTAA
- a CDS encoding DUF1353 domain-containing protein, translating into MSYKDGRQTLIDSLVYVSRGGERFEVPAGFVTDYASVPSLFWNIPGFDPYGPAKFPAVLHDWLYSLRGGEPHEKKREECDALFLEAMQSVGVGWLHRRIIWAAVRLCGGLWSMSQPWVK; encoded by the coding sequence ATGAGCTACAAGGACGGGCGGCAGACGCTGATTGATTCGCTAGTTTATGTTTCCCGGGGTGGTGAGCGGTTCGAGGTGCCAGCGGGATTTGTCACGGACTATGCTTCTGTGCCGTCGCTCTTCTGGAATATTCCAGGTTTCGATCCTTACGGCCCGGCGAAATTTCCGGCGGTGCTTCACGACTGGCTGTATTCCCTGCGCGGAGGCGAACCCCATGAAAAGAAGCGCGAGGAATGCGATGCGCTCTTCCTTGAAGCCATGCAGTCGGTTGGGGTTGGTTGGTTGCATCGACGGATCATCTGGGCGGCGGTACGGCTTTGTGGGGGACTCTGGTCGATGTCTCAACCCTGGGTGAAATGA
- a CDS encoding CHAP domain-containing protein: protein MTTKPMLIDGSLARLIPTPIDIAARHVGARETSRNKGPEIALFWNDTTYPRGNENREPWCAAFVCYCLAEAARQGWRPKVKTLPREAAVRYFLDWCRGRYGVEVWANDGRRLPLAGDIAVFLPRLSHIGFVENVSGRTLGTIEGNTDDGGGREGDGVHRRQRALSFPGWFVRFLSFA, encoded by the coding sequence ATGACGACGAAACCCATGCTGATTGACGGATCTCTGGCGAGGCTGATACCCACACCGATCGACATCGCTGCCCGCCATGTCGGGGCACGCGAGACATCTCGCAACAAGGGGCCGGAAATCGCGCTGTTCTGGAATGACACGACCTACCCTCGGGGCAATGAAAACCGTGAACCCTGGTGCGCAGCCTTCGTTTGCTATTGTCTGGCGGAGGCGGCCCGGCAGGGTTGGCGACCAAAGGTCAAGACACTCCCGCGCGAGGCGGCGGTGCGGTATTTCCTCGACTGGTGTCGAGGTCGCTATGGCGTGGAGGTCTGGGCGAATGACGGGAGGCGATTGCCCCTGGCGGGAGACATTGCGGTGTTTCTGCCTCGCCTATCCCACATCGGGTTCGTCGAAAACGTCTCGGGGAGGACGCTCGGCACGATCGAGGGGAATACCGATGACGGAGGCGGCCGCGAAGGGGACGGAGTGCATCGCCGCCAGCGTGCGCTCTCTTTTCCGGGGTGGTTTGTGCGGTTTCTTTCCTTCGCGTAA
- a CDS encoding PDZ domain-containing protein, with product MAKFLLISLVALAVEVPAIRAIGPSRDQDYFVRPQPSPLATPYSAPLSGIGAAISEDSGVCRIMQILPDSGAKAAGLLPNDEIVRIDGTLIAGFPLDDIASLLRGSPGTRVLVTIKRPGVEKPLEIWVIRAPIKVR from the coding sequence GTGGCAAAATTCCTGCTGATTTCTCTGGTCGCGCTGGCTGTGGAGGTTCCAGCGATCCGCGCCATTGGGCCATCCCGGGACCAGGACTATTTTGTCCGGCCGCAGCCCAGCCCGTTGGCCACACCGTATTCCGCACCTCTCTCGGGTATCGGCGCGGCGATCTCCGAGGACTCGGGCGTATGCCGGATCATGCAGATATTGCCGGATTCCGGAGCAAAGGCCGCGGGCCTTCTGCCGAACGACGAGATCGTGCGTATTGATGGAACCTTGATTGCGGGGTTTCCTCTCGACGATATTGCCTCGCTCCTGCGGGGGTCTCCGGGGACTCGCGTACTCGTGACGATCAAGCGCCCCGGTGTGGAAAAGCCTCTCGAGATCTGGGTGATTCGCGCGCCGATCAAGGTGCGTTGA
- a CDS encoding phage capsid protein produces MAAIKSIPEYYVTEYETNWSHKAQQKISLLKDQVILDNIDGKEKSYNKIGTVEFQRVTERAGATRVSDLSLEKRWLRPFPFDDTKVFDEWDEKFLGEISLPSSQLMEAQAAAYARLADSIILQAAVGDAYTGENGASVVSLPSSQTVAVNYVESGTAANSGLTIGKLRRAKYILDDNDVDDMEPRTVAYCAKQLQDLLRSVEIGSKDYNAVQALVDGQVNKFLGFTFKRVSSKVLPISGGVRQVVFWAKNGLRLSDSGKQTRMDILPTQSHALQVRSVGVLGATRDEEARVGIIYCDETV; encoded by the coding sequence ATGGCAGCTATCAAGAGCATTCCGGAATACTATGTGACGGAATACGAGACAAACTGGAGCCACAAGGCCCAGCAGAAAATCTCCCTGCTCAAGGATCAGGTGATCCTCGACAACATCGACGGCAAGGAGAAGAGCTACAACAAAATCGGCACGGTCGAGTTTCAGCGGGTGACCGAGCGCGCGGGCGCCACGCGAGTGAGCGACCTCAGCCTCGAGAAGCGCTGGCTGCGCCCGTTCCCGTTTGACGACACGAAAGTCTTCGACGAGTGGGACGAAAAGTTCCTCGGCGAGATCAGCCTGCCGTCGAGCCAGCTCATGGAGGCCCAGGCGGCCGCCTATGCCCGGCTCGCCGATAGCATCATCCTGCAGGCCGCCGTGGGCGATGCCTACACGGGTGAAAACGGCGCGAGCGTCGTCTCCCTGCCGTCCTCGCAGACCGTCGCGGTGAACTACGTGGAGAGCGGCACCGCTGCAAACAGCGGCCTCACCATCGGCAAGCTGCGCCGTGCGAAGTACATCCTCGACGACAACGACGTCGACGACATGGAGCCGCGCACCGTCGCGTACTGCGCGAAGCAGCTCCAGGATCTCCTGCGCTCCGTCGAGATCGGCAGCAAGGACTACAACGCTGTGCAGGCGCTGGTCGACGGCCAGGTGAACAAGTTCCTCGGCTTCACCTTCAAGCGTGTGTCGAGCAAGGTGCTGCCCATCTCGGGCGGCGTGCGCCAGGTGGTCTTCTGGGCGAAGAACGGTCTGCGCCTCTCCGACAGTGGCAAGCAGACCCGCATGGACATCCTGCCGACCCAGTCGCACGCGCTCCAGGTGCGTTCCGTGGGCGTGCTCGGCGCGACCCGCGACGAGGAGGCCCGCGTGGGCATCATCTACTGCGACGAGACGGTCTAA